One segment of Actinomycetota bacterium DNA contains the following:
- a CDS encoding alpha-L-glutamate ligase, which translates to FFYAVEVDASQGFELCPADVCAVDAGPAVEQAPPGPRFRILEQFENPLLERYGTFLAANGTPFHMHT; encoded by the coding sequence CTTCTTCTATGCCGTCGAAGTCGATGCGAGCCAGGGATTCGAGCTCTGCCCGGCGGACGTGTGCGCCGTCGACGCCGGCCCGGCCGTAGAGCAAGCTCCGCCGGGGCCCAGGTTCCGCATCCTGGAGCAGTTCGAAAACCCGCTTCTCGAGCGCTACGGTACCTTCCTCGCCGCCAACGGCACCCCCTTCCACATGCACACGTGA
- a CDS encoding peptidoglycan-binding protein: protein MARREADAGRCYGPSIEAAVKRFQEHQGVTIDGVWTETEWALLVINATANGRIIKPTSGGQVSEVPEHDHNYASALHSQDFQASSRARPAGHADPVHVCMWKGVPLAARKVP, encoded by the coding sequence GTGGCGCGGCGAGAAGCTGACGCAGGACGGTGCTACGGGCCGTCCATCGAGGCGGCGGTCAAGCGCTTCCAGGAGCACCAGGGGGTGACGATCGACGGGGTGTGGACTGAGACCGAGTGGGCCCTGCTGGTCATCAACGCCACGGCGAACGGGCGCATCATCAAGCCCACCAGCGGCGGTCAGGTGTCCGAGGTGCCTGAGCACGACCACAACTACGCGTCGGCGTTGCACTCCCAGGACTTCCAGGCGAGCTCAAGGGCGCGACCAGCCGGGCACGCTGACCCCGTTCACGTGTGCATGTGGAAGGGGGTGCCGTTGGCGGCGAGGAAGGTACCGTAG